A stretch of Lactuca sativa cultivar Salinas chromosome 6, Lsat_Salinas_v11, whole genome shotgun sequence DNA encodes these proteins:
- the LOC111901206 gene encoding uncharacterized mitochondrial protein AtMg00810-like: MAYLLLYVDDIIITASNNTFLRSIIATLSREFAMSDLGPLHHFLGISASRDKHGIFLHQSTYAREILQRASMSNCKPCSTPVDMSAKLSASDGDLLSDGTLYRSLAGALQGTLDYGLRLTVSPNSSLTAYSDADWGGCPDSRRSTSGYCVYLGDNLISWSSKRQSTISRSSAEAEYRGVANSVAETTWLRNLLLELHVPINRATVVYCDNVSAVYLTRKPSSTSKD; the protein is encoded by the exons ATGGCCTATCTTTTATTgtacgtggatgatatcatcaTTACTGCTTCCAATAATACTTTCTTGCGGTCCATCATTGCAACACTCTCACGAGAATTCGCAATGTCCGACCTTGGCCCTTTACATCATTTCTTGGGGATCTCGGCTTCACGTGATAAACATGGGATTTTCCTACACCAATCAACTTATGCTCGGGAAATACTTCAGCGCGCATCAATGTCTAATTGCAAACCTTGCAGTACTCCAGTTGACATGTCAGCGAAGTTGAGTGCTTCAGATGGTGATCTTTTGTCTGACGGTACCCTATATCGGAGTTTGGCAGGTGCTCTCCA AGGCACTTTAGACTATGGTCTACGACTTACAGTCTCCCCTAACTCATCTCTTACGGCTTACTCTGACGCCGATTGGGGAGGATGTCCTGACTCACGACGGTCAACATCTGGTTATTGCGTTTATCTTGGTGACAATCTTATTTCATGGTCATCTAAGAGGCAGTCTACTATTTCTCGCTCGAGTGCCGAAGCAGAATATAGGGGCGTTGCTAATTCCGTTGCCGAAACAACGTGGCTCCGAAATTTACTCTTAGAACTTCATGTTCCGATCAACCGAGCCACAGTTGTGTATTGTGATAATGTATCCGCAGTTTATTTAACTAGAAAACCTAGTTCAACATCAAAGGACTAA